GCGTGTATTTCGCGGCCTGCGAGTGCGCCGTCTGCCACCGGGGATTCAACGGCGTGCCAGAATGCGGCTGCAGCGTGTGTTGGCAGCCACAACGGTGTCCGATCTGCGTATCCCGCCTTCTCACCGACTAGAAACGTTAAGTGGCAGCCGCCAGGGTCAGCACAGCATCCGCATCAACAACCAGTGGCGGGGGTGCTTCCGCTGGACTGATCAAGGGGCGATGGAGATCGAAACCATCGACTATCACTAGAAGTAGGACGGCACTGAATGAACATTGACCCTATCCATCCCGGAGAACACTTGGCAGAGATGCTCGATGAGCTTGGCATAAGCCAGTATCGATTGGCCAAGACGATTGGTGTGTCTCCAATACGCATCAATCAAATTGTGCATGGTCGCCGCGCCATTACGGCGGATACTGCTCTACGTATCGGCAAGGCG
This genomic window from Chloroflexota bacterium contains:
- a CDS encoding type II toxin-antitoxin system RelE/ParE family toxin, which encodes MKRFADTNTERVFRGLRVRRLPPGIQRRARMRLQRVLAATTVSDLRIPPSHRLETLSGSRQGQHSIRINNQWRGCFRWTDQGAMEIETIDYH
- a CDS encoding HigA family addiction module antitoxin → MNIDPIHPGEHLAEMLDELGISQYRLAKTIGVSPIRINQIVHGRRAITADTALRIGKALNMTPDFWLNLQRMYDLDVARVSADVTDIVPLVGAERP